In Maledivibacter sp., the genomic stretch AAGTAGTAACAGGACAAATCTCAGGAATAGACATAATGGATTTAGAAGATGCTGTAAGGGCTTTATGGAAGGAAGGAATCTATGCTGAAAGTGGTATGGGTTGTACAGGGCCTATAGTTCTTGTAAGTGAAGCAAAGATTGGTAATGCTACTGATGCCCTTGTAAAAGCAGGTTTTGTCGCTAAAGAAAGCAATGATTGTTAATAGGTAGACTTATTTTAAGGACTGAGCCCAAAGAATTATTCTTTGAACTCAGTCCTTATATATTTCAAGATAAGGATTAGTCTATCGAGCAAATTGCATAATTACTTTCTATAAAAACCATCTACTACATGTAGTTTTAAAATCTTCGAAGCTCTACCATCAAATATGCTTATATCTTAAGCAATTAAATATAGGATGATATTCGCATATGCAATTGTGCCAAGTAAGAGTTATACAATTTGCTCTATCGTAATATTAGTATCATATCTATCTTATCAGACTTGCCTAGTTTTACAGTAAAATACAAGCAATGCTTTGTTTATTAAATAGGAATATAAAGTATGATATTACAATAAGTTAATAATAAAACCACAATAAAAAAAGGAATTTTATATTTTTTGTAGAATATATATACTTTGAATTATGTGAAAATCAATTAAGGGAGGAAATTAAAAATGAGTAAGAAAGTATTGTCGCTATTATTAGTAGCGGTATTAGCAATCAGTCTATTTGCTGGTTGTGCAAAAGCTCCTGAGCAACAAGAACCAAAGGCTCCTGAGAAAGAAGAAGCAAAGGCACCGGAAAAAGAAGAGGCAAAGGAACCAGAAAAGGAAGCAGCAGATGATTTTAAAGTAGGATTTGTTACTGATACAGGTGGAATTGATGACAGATCATTCAACCAAGGAACTTGGGAAGGTATCGTAAGATACGCTGGAGAAAAAGGATGGACTGAAGGAACTGAGTATAACTTCATTCAATCAAATGAAGAAGCAGATTACATACCAAACTTAAGTGCTTTTGGTGATGACAGCTATAATGTTGTAGTAGCTGCTGGTTTCTTATTTAAAGATGCAATGACTGAAGTTTCAGGTCAATATGCAGATACTAACTTTGTATTAATTGATGAAGAGGTTACTAATCCAAACGTTGCATCTGTAAAGTTTGCAGAGGAGCAAGGATCTTTCTTAATAGGAGTAGCAGCGGCTAAAACTACAAAGAGTAAGAAAGTTGGATTTGTTGGTGGAATGGACTTCCCATTAATTAGACATTTCCATGCTGGATTTGTAGCAGGTGTACATTCAGTTGACCCAACTATCGAAGTAGTAGATCAATATGCTGGAGATTTTGGGAATCCAGGAGTAGGTCAACAAATAGCATCAACAATGTATGAGCAAGGTGCAGATGTTATTTATCATGCAGCAGGTGGAACCGGTAACGGTGTAATAAATGAAGCGAAGAACAGAGTTGAAAATGGAGAAGATGTTTGGGTAATTGGTGTTGACAAAGATCAATATGCTGATGGTATATATGATAAGGACAATAACAAGTCAGTTGTTTTAACTTCAATGATGAAAAGAGTTGACGTTGCAGCTTACAATATGGTAGAAGCAGCTCAAAAGGGCGAATTCCCAGGTGGTAAAGTGACATCATTAACATTAGCTGACAATGGTGTTGGTATACCAGCAGAAAATCCAAATTTAAGTGAAGATATAATTAAAGCAATTGCAGAATATAAAGAAAAGATAGTTAAGGGTGAAATCAAAGTTCCAAATAACATGGATGATTTAAAAACTTTTGAAGAAAGTCTTAAATAAGCTGAAAAAATAAGCCCATTCCTAGATGGGCTTATTTTTTTGTAATTAAAAATAAAGGAACTTGATACCCAAAATTCCTTAAAATTTTAATTGCTATAAAGCCTATAAAAAATATGAAAAAATTCAATGATATTAGCAGAATTTCACCATGTTTATCCCTGGAAAAAATTACAATTAGATAAAAGCTATTAATGGGTAATATAAAGTGCATGTTTGCAACTATAATATTATTAAAATAATGATGAATTTTTGGTATAATATAATAAATTAGGTCTTATTTTTAAAAGTGAGGAGTTGCAAAAATGGAATATGTTATTGAAATGCTAAACATTAGAAAAGAATTTCCCGGTATAGTCGCTAATGATAACATAACATTACAGGTAAAACCTGGTGAAATCCATGCTTTATTAGGTGAAAATGGAGCAGGAAAATCTACTTTGATGAGTGTTTTATTTGGATTATACCAACCTGAAGCTGGAGAAATAAAAGTAAAAGGAAAAAAAGTAAATATTACCGATCCTAATATTGCCAACGATTTAGGTATAGGGATGGTTCATCAGCATTTTAAGCTTGTTCATAATTTCACAGTAACGGAAAACATTATCCTTGGACAAGAGCCAACCGAAAGAGGCAGGATAAATATCCAAAAGGCCGCTAATGAAATTAAAGAATTATCAACTCAATATGGTCTTGAAGTAGATCCCCATGCAGTGATTGAAGATATCACCGTAGGAATGCAGCAGCGTGTAGAAATCCTAAAGATGCTTTATCGTAATGCAGAAATACTTATATTTGATGAACCAACAGCAGCTCTTACTCCTCAGGAAATAACAGAACTTATGGAGATAATGAGGAGACTGGTGAAGGAAGGCAAATCCATAATTCTCATAACCCATAAGCTAAAGGAAATAAAAGAAGTGTCCGATAGATGTACTATTATCAGAAGAGGGAAGTACATTGACACTGTAGACGTAGCAGCTACATCTGAAGAGGAATTAGCATCGTTAATGGTTGGTAGAGAAGTTAGCTTTAAGGTAGCTAAGGGTAAGGCGAAACCTGGTGAAACAGTACTAAGGATTTCTGATTTGGTTGTAAAGGATTCAAGGGGTTTAAAGGCTGTAGATGGCTTGAACTTAGAGATCAAAGAAGGTGAAATATTAGGGATAGCAGGGGTAGATGGTAATGGTCAGTCCCAATTATTAGAAGCTATCGCAGGATTAAGGAAAGTAGAATCGGGTAAGATAGAGTTACTAGGGGATGACATTACAAGTATGAACATAAGAAATAGAACCGAAAGTGGAATCGGTCACATACCCCAGGATAGACATAAGCATGGATTAGTACTGGATTTTAGATTAGGCGAAAATATGGTTTTGCAGACATATTATCAAAAGCCCTATTCAAAAAATGGCCTTTTGAATAGGGAGGCTATAAATGAAAAGGCAGATGAACTTATTAATGAATTTGATGTTAGAAGTGGACAGGGTATAGAAACTATTACTAGATCGATGTCAGGTGGTAATCAGCAGAAAGCAATTATTGCTAGGGAGGTAGATAGAAGCCCATCTCTTTTAATCGCGGGACAGCCCACTAGGGGATTGGATGTAGGGGCAATAGAATTTATCCATAAAAAGCTTATAGAAGAAAGGGATAAAGGAAGGGGCATACTATTGGTATCCCTTGAACTCGATGAAGTTATGAATGTAAGTGATAGAATAGCTGTTATATTTGAGGGGAAAATTGTTGGAATAATTGAATCATCAAAGGCTACAGAAAGTCAACTTGGATTAATGATGGCGGGTGCTAATCAGGACAAGAGAGAAGGTGATATGTAATGCTGAAATTTATAACCGATGAAAAGAATCAAAGATTTATGGTACCATTGATATCTGTGCTTTTGGGATTTATAGCTGGTGCTATTATTATGATGATTACCGGGATAAATCCTATAAACGGTTATAGGGCTTTGGTTAAAGGAGTTGTAGGGAAACCTAGGGTGTTTGGAGAATGGATTGTTTCATCCACTCCCCTAATTTTATCGGGGCTTGCCATAGCATTTGGGCTAAGAACTGGAGTTTTTAACATTGGAGTAGAGGGACAGCTTATAGTAGGATCATTTGCAGCAGTTGCTGTTGGAATTTTAATAGATTTACCTAGAATCATACATGTACCATTAGTATTGTTAGTGGCAGCCGCAGCAGGTGCATTGTGGGGCCTTATACCCGGAATTCTTAAGGCGAAATTCAAGGTTCATGAGGTGGTAGTAGGAATCATGCTTAACTATACGGCCTTGCATTTGGTTAATTATGCAATTAAGATGCTTCCCGGAAGCTCAAATACAAAAACCGTTAATATTCTTCCGTCAGCTAATCTTAGCAGTGAATTCTTGTCTAAGATAACGAAGCATTCTAGGCTCCACTGGGGATTCATTATAGCATTTTTGGGAGTATTGATATTTTGGTATATAATTGAAAGAACAACATTTGGTTATGAGTTGCGTTCAGTGGGATTTAATCCCCATGCCTCAGAATATGCTGGTATGAAGGTAGAAAGAAATATAGTATACTCAATGATGATATCAGGGGCATTTGCTGGGCTTGCTGGGGCTATGATCTCTATAGGTACATTTGACTATGCAAGGGTTGTTGGAGCCTTTGAAGGATATGGACTTGACGGAATAGCAGTGGCACTACTTGGAAATAATGGAGGTTTAGGTATATTAATATCTGGATTCTTGTTCGGGGCATTGAAGTCTGGTTCAAGGGCTATGTCACTAGCTAATGTTCCAAAAGAGATAGCAGAAATCATAATGGCCTTTATAGTGCTATTTGCAGCCATGAATTATGGTATTAAGAGACTGATACTTCGTTTAAGAAAGGAGGAGAAATAATATGGATTTTATGCAGTTTATGAGTATAATAATACCCTTAATGCTAACTTCTGCAGCACCTATTATTTCAACCTCTATAGGTGGATTGTTTAGTGAAAGATCGGGAGTATTTAATATAGGCCTAGAAGGACTTATGATGGTAGGTGCTTTTACGGCGGCAACAGTTACTGTATTGGTTGAGGGTTCCTTTGGAGCTATGAGTCCGTGGATCGGAATGTTAGCGGGTATAATAACAGGTGGGTTGTTTTCCATTATTCATGCCTATGTTAGTATAAATCTAAGAGCTGATCAAGTTATCAGTGGTACAGCAATTAACTTGTTAGGAGCGGGACTGACAATATATTTATGCGAGATTATTTTTGATCAACAAAGAACTGTTGCTTTTATGAATGGAATTAAAAAGCAAGATATTTTAGTACTTTCTGATATACCTGTATTAGGGAAACTATTCTTTCAAAAAGTTCATAGTACATCCTATATAGTAATACTAATTGCATTGGTGGTTTGGTATATTGTATATAAAACCCCATTTGGATTAAGACTTAGAGCGGTGGGAGAGCATCCTGGAGCTGCGGATTCAATGGGTATAAATGTATATAAAATGAGATATATTGGAGTTATTTTATCTGGAATGTTTGCTGGACTAGGTGGTTCAATCATGGTCTTGACCCAGGATATTCAATATACCTATGCAACAATTCATGGTACCGGTTTTATAGCTTTGGCAGCATTGATATTTGGTAAATGGCATCCTTTGGGAGTAGTGGGAGCAGGTATTTTCTTTGGTTTTTCACAGGCATTGGGTATAGTAGCCTATCAAATACCATTCCTTAGCAAGCTACCCCAGGAATTTTTCTGGGCCTTCCCATATATACTTACTGTAATAGCCTTAGTTGTGTTTTCCGGTAAGTCCGTCGGGCCAAGAGCAGCGGGTAAACCATATGAAAAGGGTGAGAGATAATAATAGTATTTATACACTACTAAAAAGCATTTCAATTAATTTTGAAATGCTTTTTTATATTTTTCATTGTAATTTCTATAAATTGAGTAATAAATTTAAAAAATTTGAAAAATATATATTTTAGCAGAATATGTTTAAATCAATAGTTTAAGGGGGTTTTTTGAAAAAAAATAACGACATTTGTCGATTAAATTGTTATGATGCTTTGTTTGACAACGTTTTTTTGGTATAATTAAATTGTAAAAAGTATGTTAAATATACTTATGTATAGGGTGGTTGATATGAGATTATCGTACAATTTAAATTTGGAACAAACTCAAAAACTAGTTATGACACCAGAGTTAAAGCAGGCTATAGAAATATTACAATATAATTCTATTGAGTTGAAAGACTTTATACAGCAAGAATTAGTTAACAACCCAGTACTTGAACCAAGTAATCAAAAAAGCGAAGCTGATTATGAATCAAAAAAAGAAACAAAAAACCAAGATGAAATTATTGACATGAAAAAGCTTTTTTCTGAATATGACAATTTTAAAAGTAGAAACAGGATACGTAATTACGAAGAGAAAGAAGAAACATCCTTCGAAAATTATTTGTCAACTGAAACGACCCTAACTGAACACTTATTATTTCAGCTTCAATTTACCCTTTTAAAGGGCAAAGAGAAAATGATAGGAAGATATATAGTTGAAAACATAAATGAAAATGGATATTTACAGGTTAACAATGAAGATATATGCAATAGATTTAGCATAGAAGATAGTGAAGCTGAAAGTATAGTTAACATTATTCAAACCTTTGACCCCGTGGGTGTTGGGGCGAGGAGTTTGAGGGAATGCTTGATTATCCAACTAAGACAAAATAATGTTAAAGAAGAGACAATATATAAGATTATTATGGAGCATTTAGATGATTTAGGTAATAATAAAATTAATAATATTGCTAAAAAACTTAATATTTCCCATGAAAGGGTACAAGAGGTAGGGGATTTTATAAAAACCTTAGAACCTAAACCCGGTAGAATATTTAGTTCAAGTAGGGACGTAAGGTATGTTACTCCTGATGTTACGGTAGAAAAGGTGAATAATGAGTATATAGTTATTGTAAGAGATACTGCTGCTCCTAGACTTACTATAAATCATTATTACAGAAAGCTTCTTCTAAATAAAGAGATGGAAGAAAATACGTCTTCATATATTAATAAAAAATTAAATTCTGCTTTAAAACTCATAAGATGTATTCAGCAAAGAAGAAATACCATATATAAGGTTGTTAAAGCTATAGTTGATTATCAAATGGATTTTTTTGAAAAGGGAATAATCTATCTTAAACCTTTGACACTAAAGGAAATAGCCGACGAAGTCGGTGTGCATGAATCTACGGTCAGTAGAGCAATTAATGGCAAGTATATGCAATGTCCTAAGGGAATCTATGAATTAAAATATTTTTTCCAAAGTGGGGTATCTAGTGTTCTTGGAGAAGGGGTGTCTGCGGAAAGTATTAAATCCATAATAAAGGATTTGATACAAAATGAGAATACTAAAAAACCCCTTAGTGATCAAGCGATATCAGATGAACTTAATAAAACAGGAGTAAAGATATCTAGAAGGACTGTAGCTAAATATAGGGATGAACTAAATATACCATCTTCGTCTAAACGAAGAAGATATTAAATTAAAGGCACCTTTAGGTGTCTTTAGTTTTAGAAAAAATTTTAATGATAGACTCAAATCTTTGATACCACTGAGTTTGTATTGGTAAATAATTCATAATAAAAGGGATTATATAATTTCACTATTGAAAAACTGGAATACTAAATGTATAATTGATTTAGATATTTTTTTTAAGAGGTCGGGACGCCCAAAAATGACATGGTCACATAACGACCTAACTAATTTGTTAAAATATACCAAGATTGGAGTGCTAAATTGGATAATAAAATAAGGAGTAAAGAAGGTTTTGAAATTGATGAATTAATAAGTATCTTAAATAACATTACTCCAGATTTCATGGAAGTTATAGAAAAAAGATATGCAGTTTTAAGGGTGATAAACTTTCTAGGACCAATTGGTAGAAGAAGCCTTTCTGATAAATTGGATTTAACAGAAAGAAATATAAGAACCGCTTCAACTGCTTTAAAGAATCAAGGACTTATTAGTATTACGCAAGAAGGAATGAATATTACTTCTAGGGGAAAAAATACTTTAGATAGATTGAAATATGTATTTCACATTCTCAAGGGATTAAAGTTATTAGAAGAAGAGCTTAAGGATATTTTAAAAATAAAGAAAGTTATGGTAGTACCAAATTCAGTTGATGATGATCCATTTGTATATAGGGAGATGGCTAAAACAGCATCAAATTACTTGAATAGTGTGATAACCCACAGCAGTATACTAGGGTTGACAGGTGGAACTACAATTTTACAGTTTGTCGAGGAATATAAGCCTAAAAAAGGTGAACTAAGTGAAGTTACTGTAATACCGGCTAGAGGTGGATTAGGAAAAAAAGTAGAGTATCAAGCCAATACTTTAGTTCAGAGTTTAGCTAATAAATTGAATTGTCATTATAAATCTTTATATACACCAGATTTCTTATCTCAAAATGCAATAGAAAGTTTGCTTAAGGAGCCTTCTATAAAAGAAATAATCGAACTAATTGAAGACATAGATATACTAGTTTTCGGAATAGGTAGGGCTGATACAATGGCTATTAGAAGGGGCTTAAGTGATGACCAAATTCAGAAGCTTTTAAGCAAAGGGGCTGTTTCAGAAGCCTTTGGATACTATTTTAATGAAGATGGTGAAATAGTACATGAGATAAGTACAATAGGTATTGATTTAGAAACATTTAATAATATAGATAATTTGATTGCTGTTGCAGGAGGAAGGGAAAAAGCCGAAGCAATAGCATCTATTTCAAAATTAAATGAAAATCTTGTACTTGTTTGTGATGAAAGTGTGGCAAAAAAAATTATTTTAAAATATAAGGAGGAATAAAAATGGCAGTAAAAGTTGCAATTAATGGTTTTGGGAGAATAGGTAGATTGGCGTTCAGACTAATGTTTGATAGCTCAGAATTTGAAATTGTTGCATTAAACGATTTAACCGATGCAAAAACTCTAGGACATTTATTAAAGTATGATACAGCACAAGGTACATACAAAGCTGATTCAATTGAAGCTAAGGAAGCAGCTATAGTAGTAGATGGTAAAGAAATAAAAATCTACGCTGAAAGAGATCCTGAAAATTTACCTTGGGGAGATCATGATGTGGAC encodes the following:
- a CDS encoding ABC transporter permease — protein: MLKFITDEKNQRFMVPLISVLLGFIAGAIIMMITGINPINGYRALVKGVVGKPRVFGEWIVSSTPLILSGLAIAFGLRTGVFNIGVEGQLIVGSFAAVAVGILIDLPRIIHVPLVLLVAAAAGALWGLIPGILKAKFKVHEVVVGIMLNYTALHLVNYAIKMLPGSSNTKTVNILPSANLSSEFLSKITKHSRLHWGFIIAFLGVLIFWYIIERTTFGYELRSVGFNPHASEYAGMKVERNIVYSMMISGAFAGLAGAMISIGTFDYARVVGAFEGYGLDGIAVALLGNNGGLGILISGFLFGALKSGSRAMSLANVPKEIAEIIMAFIVLFAAMNYGIKRLILRLRKEEK
- a CDS encoding ABC transporter ATP-binding protein, producing the protein MEYVIEMLNIRKEFPGIVANDNITLQVKPGEIHALLGENGAGKSTLMSVLFGLYQPEAGEIKVKGKKVNITDPNIANDLGIGMVHQHFKLVHNFTVTENIILGQEPTERGRINIQKAANEIKELSTQYGLEVDPHAVIEDITVGMQQRVEILKMLYRNAEILIFDEPTAALTPQEITELMEIMRRLVKEGKSIILITHKLKEIKEVSDRCTIIRRGKYIDTVDVAATSEEELASLMVGREVSFKVAKGKAKPGETVLRISDLVVKDSRGLKAVDGLNLEIKEGEILGIAGVDGNGQSQLLEAIAGLRKVESGKIELLGDDITSMNIRNRTESGIGHIPQDRHKHGLVLDFRLGENMVLQTYYQKPYSKNGLLNREAINEKADELINEFDVRSGQGIETITRSMSGGNQQKAIIAREVDRSPSLLIAGQPTRGLDVGAIEFIHKKLIEERDKGRGILLVSLELDEVMNVSDRIAVIFEGKIVGIIESSKATESQLGLMMAGANQDKREGDM
- the rpoN gene encoding RNA polymerase factor sigma-54, with the protein product MRLSYNLNLEQTQKLVMTPELKQAIEILQYNSIELKDFIQQELVNNPVLEPSNQKSEADYESKKETKNQDEIIDMKKLFSEYDNFKSRNRIRNYEEKEETSFENYLSTETTLTEHLLFQLQFTLLKGKEKMIGRYIVENINENGYLQVNNEDICNRFSIEDSEAESIVNIIQTFDPVGVGARSLRECLIIQLRQNNVKEETIYKIIMEHLDDLGNNKINNIAKKLNISHERVQEVGDFIKTLEPKPGRIFSSSRDVRYVTPDVTVEKVNNEYIVIVRDTAAPRLTINHYYRKLLLNKEMEENTSSYINKKLNSALKLIRCIQQRRNTIYKVVKAIVDYQMDFFEKGIIYLKPLTLKEIADEVGVHESTVSRAINGKYMQCPKGIYELKYFFQSGVSSVLGEGVSAESIKSIIKDLIQNENTKKPLSDQAISDELNKTGVKISRRTVAKYRDELNIPSSSKRRRY
- a CDS encoding glycine reductase, whose product is VVTGQISGIDIMDLEDAVRALWKEGIYAESGMGCTGPIVLVSEAKIGNATDALVKAGFVAKESNDC
- a CDS encoding ABC transporter permease; this translates as MDFMQFMSIIIPLMLTSAAPIISTSIGGLFSERSGVFNIGLEGLMMVGAFTAATVTVLVEGSFGAMSPWIGMLAGIITGGLFSIIHAYVSINLRADQVISGTAINLLGAGLTIYLCEIIFDQQRTVAFMNGIKKQDILVLSDIPVLGKLFFQKVHSTSYIVILIALVVWYIVYKTPFGLRLRAVGEHPGAADSMGINVYKMRYIGVILSGMFAGLGGSIMVLTQDIQYTYATIHGTGFIALAALIFGKWHPLGVVGAGIFFGFSQALGIVAYQIPFLSKLPQEFFWAFPYILTVIALVVFSGKSVGPRAAGKPYEKGER
- a CDS encoding BMP family ABC transporter substrate-binding protein; amino-acid sequence: MSKKVLSLLLVAVLAISLFAGCAKAPEQQEPKAPEKEEAKAPEKEEAKEPEKEAADDFKVGFVTDTGGIDDRSFNQGTWEGIVRYAGEKGWTEGTEYNFIQSNEEADYIPNLSAFGDDSYNVVVAAGFLFKDAMTEVSGQYADTNFVLIDEEVTNPNVASVKFAEEQGSFLIGVAAAKTTKSKKVGFVGGMDFPLIRHFHAGFVAGVHSVDPTIEVVDQYAGDFGNPGVGQQIASTMYEQGADVIYHAAGGTGNGVINEAKNRVENGEDVWVIGVDKDQYADGIYDKDNNKSVVLTSMMKRVDVAAYNMVEAAQKGEFPGGKVTSLTLADNGVGIPAENPNLSEDIIKAIAEYKEKIVKGEIKVPNNMDDLKTFEESLK
- a CDS encoding sugar-binding transcriptional regulator; the encoded protein is MDNKIRSKEGFEIDELISILNNITPDFMEVIEKRYAVLRVINFLGPIGRRSLSDKLDLTERNIRTASTALKNQGLISITQEGMNITSRGKNTLDRLKYVFHILKGLKLLEEELKDILKIKKVMVVPNSVDDDPFVYREMAKTASNYLNSVITHSSILGLTGGTTILQFVEEYKPKKGELSEVTVIPARGGLGKKVEYQANTLVQSLANKLNCHYKSLYTPDFLSQNAIESLLKEPSIKEIIELIEDIDILVFGIGRADTMAIRRGLSDDQIQKLLSKGAVSEAFGYYFNEDGEIVHEISTIGIDLETFNNIDNLIAVAGGREKAEAIASISKLNENLVLVCDESVAKKIILKYKEE